In Hymenobacter gelipurpurascens, one DNA window encodes the following:
- a CDS encoding acyltransferase family protein: MSQGLRPRLHELDILRFIAALSVLFYHLFYHGYNWVYQWQRLSPVEYPGLGAIFKYGYLGVELFFLISGYVILLSAQNKSVKQFFISRVVRLYPAYWIACTFCFAVVRIGGPAYNTPAWRPELEAGLKAYLANMTMFHSLLGIPDLDTVFWSLTIELCLYLLIALLIVSRWLKHINWVLAGLLLLSAVASGHKTVGAYTFLLFPQYAPYFVGGMVFCLLQQKPSRWLYLLLAAAYGLSLYGSQQEMHFKEWMYKEPFSFAVAFIIITLCYLIFLLLIKGKLTLGQSRWYAWLGGLSYPLYLIHQNLSYIVFRQFSEQINKYALLLLLLLGIGTLASLLFWLDKKMSPKFRDGLQHLLGND, from the coding sequence ATGAGTCAAGGCCTACGCCCGCGTTTACACGAGCTAGATATACTTCGCTTTATAGCTGCCCTATCGGTTCTCTTCTATCACCTTTTTTATCACGGATATAACTGGGTGTATCAATGGCAACGCCTAAGCCCTGTAGAATATCCTGGCCTTGGGGCCATCTTTAAGTATGGGTATTTAGGAGTAGAATTGTTCTTTCTCATTAGCGGCTATGTTATTCTACTTTCGGCCCAGAACAAATCTGTAAAGCAGTTTTTTATTTCTCGGGTGGTTCGGTTGTACCCTGCCTACTGGATAGCGTGTACCTTTTGCTTTGCGGTGGTCCGTATTGGGGGGCCTGCTTATAACACACCCGCGTGGAGGCCAGAGCTGGAAGCAGGATTGAAGGCCTATCTGGCGAACATGACTATGTTCCACTCCCTGTTGGGTATACCCGATTTGGATACGGTTTTCTGGTCGCTCACCATCGAGTTATGCTTGTACCTGTTAATAGCTCTGCTGATTGTGAGCCGTTGGCTGAAGCATATCAATTGGGTGCTGGCTGGGCTTTTACTCCTTTCCGCCGTAGCTAGCGGGCATAAAACGGTAGGTGCTTACACCTTTCTGCTTTTCCCCCAATACGCGCCGTACTTCGTGGGCGGCATGGTTTTCTGTTTGCTGCAACAAAAGCCGTCTCGCTGGCTCTACTTACTGTTGGCCGCTGCCTATGGGTTAAGCCTGTATGGTTCTCAGCAGGAAATGCACTTTAAAGAATGGATGTATAAAGAGCCGTTCTCTTTCGCGGTGGCATTCATCATTATTACCCTGTGCTACCTCATCTTCCTGCTCCTAATAAAGGGCAAGCTGACTTTAGGGCAGTCGAGGTGGTATGCTTGGTTGGGTGGCCTGAGCTACCCGCTTTACTTGATCCACCAAAACTTGAGTTATATCGTCTTTCGCCAGTTTAGTGAGCAGATTAATAAGTATGCATTGCTGCTCCTGCTGCTCTTGGGTATAGGTACACTCGCCTCTCTTCTGTTTTGGTTAGACAAAAAGATGTCTCCTAAGTTCCGAGACGGATTGCAACATCTACTCGGTAATGACTAA
- a CDS encoding GIY-YIG nuclease family protein encodes MKGGGACHLYSFRLHGNNEKFYKIGITVNTVSRRFHNMRDMPYEFEVLAICKSSDARRIYEWEQSILEPFAHNTLQA; translated from the coding sequence GTGAAGGGGGGGGGCGCCTGTCACTTATATTCCTTTAGACTACATGGTAATAATGAAAAGTTTTATAAAATAGGCATAACCGTTAACACTGTATCACGGCGCTTTCACAATATGCGCGATATGCCCTACGAGTTTGAGGTACTGGCAATCTGTAAATCATCCGATGCTCGTCGCATCTATGAGTGGGAACAAAGTATTCTGGAGCCATTTGCTCATAATACGCTACAAGCCTAA